One segment of Manduca sexta isolate Smith_Timp_Sample1 chromosome 27, JHU_Msex_v1.0, whole genome shotgun sequence DNA contains the following:
- the LOC115448553 gene encoding peptide transporter family 1 isoform X3: MADVIDNEHSDLLRNGKTNQKLPYPKAVGFIVTNEFCERFSYYGMRTILSLYLRDKLGYSDNGATVIYHVFTMFAYFFPVLGAMIADGWLGRFRTILYLSLVYAAGSVLISLTAMPPVGLPQLEFTIMALLLIAFGTGGIKPCVSAFGGDQFKLPEQERYLGYFFSLFYFAINAGSLISTFLTPILRADVHCFGDNDCYSLAFGVPGILMIVSILFFVAGKRLYIVKKPAGNVLGKVATCVGHAVVQSAKSKDKREHWLDYADDKYDKNLIEDIKSLLRVLLLFIPLPVFWALFDQQAIYPLLTRCKLIRKPLHKMVWGGILAACAFVISGIVELNLLPTYGTPVSEGLAQLRVYNGYNCNFILNTGDLINENETMFNHIGPLSVYEKLDIATDRIAELPYYLRGEGSCADIVYNGHFHLREKTANSFFIGHNGVYNFTDNNDKAIDGVSVRFLANINGEAAITLLDSKRNRTILNLTSSDTNQKSIQKGAGDVIINGVTVLRDHAFKSGAVYTINVFQDGNDSYIANPVIITPPNSIHILWLVPQYVVMTMGEVMFSVTGLEFSFTQAPASMKSVLQSVWLLTVAFGNLIVVLIVEGNFLDAQWKEFFLFAGLMIIDMLIFTAMAFRYKYVELTSSTEDVAVEEIKLPEKNTQITEN; the protein is encoded by the exons aaatTGCCATATCCGAAGGCGGTCGGGTTTATTGTAACAAATGAGTTCTGCGAAAGATTTTCATATTATGGAATGCGaa CAATCCTGTCACTGTACCTGCGCGACAAGCTCGGGTACTCTGACAATGGAGCCACTGTTATCTACCACGTCTTCACTATGTTCGCCTACTTCTTCCCGGTGCTCGGCGCCATGATAGCTGACGGATGGCTTGGACGCTTCAG aactATATTGTACCTGTCGCTGGTTTACGCAGCGGGGAGCGTTTTGATATCGCTGACAGCCATGCCGCCCGTCGGGCTACCGCAACT TGAGTTCACAATCATGGCTTTGCTGTTGATTGCCTTCGGCACCGGCGGCATCAAGCCTTGTGTATCCGCGTTCGGTGGGGACCAGTTCAAGCTTCCCGAACAGGAGAGGTACCTGGGGTACTTTTTCTCGCTCTTCTACTTCGCTATCAACGCCGGAAGCCTTATATCCACGTTCCTCACACCGATTCTGAGAGCAGACGTTCATTGCTTTGGAGACAACGACTGTTACTCGCTTGCCTTCGGTGTTCCAGGAATCCTGATGATTGTGTCTATTC TGTTCTTCGTGGCCGGCAAAAGATTATACATAGTGAAGAAGCCGGCGGGTAACGTTTTAGGCAAAGTCGCTACGTGCGTCggt CACGCGGTGGTGCAATCGGCGAAAAGCAAAGACAAACGCGAACACTGGCTGGACTACGCAGACGACAAGTACGACAAAAATCTAATAGAAGACATCAAATCGCTGCTCAGAGTGCTCCTGCTTTTCATACCACTACCAGTTTTCTGGGCACTGTTTGATCAACAG GCAATCTACCCGTTATTAACGCGGTGCAAACTCATTCGCAAACCTTTACACAAAATGGTATGGGGCGGTATCCTGGCAGCGTGTGCGTTTGTCATATCGGGCATTGTCGAATTAAATCTTTTG CCAACATACGGGACGCCGGTGTCGGAAGGTTTGGCGCAGTTGCGAGTTTACAACGGCTATAACTGTAACTTCATTCTAAACACGGGCGATTTGATCAACGAGAATGAGACGATGTTCAACCACATTGGCCCGTTGTCTGTATACGAGAAGTTGGACATTGCAACGGATAGAATCGCTGAATTACCTTACTACTTACGCGGCGAGGGCAGTTGCGCGGACATTGTATACAACGGCCATTTCCATTTGAGAGAGAAAACCGCAAATTCTTTCTTTATTGGTCACAACGGTGTTTATAATTTCACCGACAATAATGACAAAGCTATAGACGGTGTGAGCGTGAG ATTTTTAGCAAATATAAACGGTGAGGCAGCTATAACACTATTAGACAGTAAACGGAATAGGACAATACTCAATCTGACAAGTAGCGACACTAACCAAAAGTCTATACAAAAGGGAGCGGGTGATGTGATAATTAATGGAGTGACAGTATTAAGAGACCATGCATTCAAATCTGGCGCCGTGTACACGATCAACGTCTTCCAAGATGGGAATGATTCATAT attgcAAATCCGGTGATAATTACGCCACCCAATAGCATCCACATATTATGGCTGGTGCCGCAGTACGTGGTGATGACCATGGGAGAGGTGATGTTCTCCGTGACGGGCCTGGAGTTTTCCTTCACTCAGGCGCCCGCCAGCATGAAGTCGGTGCTGCAGTCGGTTTGGCTTCTCACTGTCGCTTTTGGCAATCTGATTGTTGTCCTCATCGTGGAAGGAAATTTCTTGGACGCGCAG TGGAAGGAATTCTTCTTGTTCGCCGGTCTGATGATAATAGACATGTTGATATTCACTGCCATGGCGTTTAGATACAAGTACGTGGAACTTACATCAAGTACAGAAGACGTGGCTGTGGAAGAGATCAAACTGCCAGagaaaaacacacaaataacaGAAAACTAG
- the LOC115448553 gene encoding peptide transporter family 1 isoform X2 encodes MEQAIKEPAKLPYPKAVGFIVTNEFCERFSYYGMRTILSLYLRDKLGYSDNGATVIYHVFTMFAYFFPVLGAMIADGWLGRFRTILYLSLVYAAGSVLISLTAMPPVGLPQLEFTIMALLLIAFGTGGIKPCVSAFGGDQFKLPEQERYLGYFFSLFYFAINAGSLISTFLTPILRADVHCFGDNDCYSLAFGVPGILMIVSILFFVAGKRLYIVKKPAGNVLGKVATCVGHAVVQSAKSKDKREHWLDYADDKYDKNLIEDIKSLLRVLLLFIPLPVFWALFDQQGSRWTFQADRMEQDIGSWTLKADQMQVLNPLLILIFIPLFEVAIYPLLTRCKLIRKPLHKMVWGGILAACAFVISGIVELNLLPTYGTPVSEGLAQLRVYNGYNCNFILNTGDLINENETMFNHIGPLSVYEKLDIATDRIAELPYYLRGEGSCADIVYNGHFHLREKTANSFFIGHNGVYNFTDNNDKAIDGVSVRFLANINGEAAITLLDSKRNRTILNLTSSDTNQKSIQKGAGDVIINGVTVLRDHAFKSGAVYTINVFQDGNDSYIANPVIITPPNSIHILWLVPQYVVMTMGEVMFSVTGLEFSFTQAPASMKSVLQSVWLLTVAFGNLIVVLIVEGNFLDAQWKEFFLFAGLMIIDMLIFTAMAFRYKYVELTSSTEDVAVEEIKLPEKNTQITEN; translated from the exons atggaacaagcAATTAAGGAACCCGCG aaatTGCCATATCCGAAGGCGGTCGGGTTTATTGTAACAAATGAGTTCTGCGAAAGATTTTCATATTATGGAATGCGaa CAATCCTGTCACTGTACCTGCGCGACAAGCTCGGGTACTCTGACAATGGAGCCACTGTTATCTACCACGTCTTCACTATGTTCGCCTACTTCTTCCCGGTGCTCGGCGCCATGATAGCTGACGGATGGCTTGGACGCTTCAG aactATATTGTACCTGTCGCTGGTTTACGCAGCGGGGAGCGTTTTGATATCGCTGACAGCCATGCCGCCCGTCGGGCTACCGCAACT TGAGTTCACAATCATGGCTTTGCTGTTGATTGCCTTCGGCACCGGCGGCATCAAGCCTTGTGTATCCGCGTTCGGTGGGGACCAGTTCAAGCTTCCCGAACAGGAGAGGTACCTGGGGTACTTTTTCTCGCTCTTCTACTTCGCTATCAACGCCGGAAGCCTTATATCCACGTTCCTCACACCGATTCTGAGAGCAGACGTTCATTGCTTTGGAGACAACGACTGTTACTCGCTTGCCTTCGGTGTTCCAGGAATCCTGATGATTGTGTCTATTC TGTTCTTCGTGGCCGGCAAAAGATTATACATAGTGAAGAAGCCGGCGGGTAACGTTTTAGGCAAAGTCGCTACGTGCGTCggt CACGCGGTGGTGCAATCGGCGAAAAGCAAAGACAAACGCGAACACTGGCTGGACTACGCAGACGACAAGTACGACAAAAATCTAATAGAAGACATCAAATCGCTGCTCAGAGTGCTCCTGCTTTTCATACCACTACCAGTTTTCTGGGCACTGTTTGATCAACAG GGTTCGAGATGGACATTCCAAGCCGACAGGATGGAGCAAGACATTGGTAGTTGGACCCTCAAAGCCGATCAGATGCAAGTGCTCAATCCGctgcttattttaatatttattcctcTTTTCGAAGTG GCAATCTACCCGTTATTAACGCGGTGCAAACTCATTCGCAAACCTTTACACAAAATGGTATGGGGCGGTATCCTGGCAGCGTGTGCGTTTGTCATATCGGGCATTGTCGAATTAAATCTTTTG CCAACATACGGGACGCCGGTGTCGGAAGGTTTGGCGCAGTTGCGAGTTTACAACGGCTATAACTGTAACTTCATTCTAAACACGGGCGATTTGATCAACGAGAATGAGACGATGTTCAACCACATTGGCCCGTTGTCTGTATACGAGAAGTTGGACATTGCAACGGATAGAATCGCTGAATTACCTTACTACTTACGCGGCGAGGGCAGTTGCGCGGACATTGTATACAACGGCCATTTCCATTTGAGAGAGAAAACCGCAAATTCTTTCTTTATTGGTCACAACGGTGTTTATAATTTCACCGACAATAATGACAAAGCTATAGACGGTGTGAGCGTGAG ATTTTTAGCAAATATAAACGGTGAGGCAGCTATAACACTATTAGACAGTAAACGGAATAGGACAATACTCAATCTGACAAGTAGCGACACTAACCAAAAGTCTATACAAAAGGGAGCGGGTGATGTGATAATTAATGGAGTGACAGTATTAAGAGACCATGCATTCAAATCTGGCGCCGTGTACACGATCAACGTCTTCCAAGATGGGAATGATTCATAT attgcAAATCCGGTGATAATTACGCCACCCAATAGCATCCACATATTATGGCTGGTGCCGCAGTACGTGGTGATGACCATGGGAGAGGTGATGTTCTCCGTGACGGGCCTGGAGTTTTCCTTCACTCAGGCGCCCGCCAGCATGAAGTCGGTGCTGCAGTCGGTTTGGCTTCTCACTGTCGCTTTTGGCAATCTGATTGTTGTCCTCATCGTGGAAGGAAATTTCTTGGACGCGCAG TGGAAGGAATTCTTCTTGTTCGCCGGTCTGATGATAATAGACATGTTGATATTCACTGCCATGGCGTTTAGATACAAGTACGTGGAACTTACATCAAGTACAGAAGACGTGGCTGTGGAAGAGATCAAACTGCCAGagaaaaacacacaaataacaGAAAACTAG
- the LOC115448553 gene encoding peptide transporter family 1 isoform X1, whose amino-acid sequence MADVIDNEHSDLLRNGKTNQKLPYPKAVGFIVTNEFCERFSYYGMRTILSLYLRDKLGYSDNGATVIYHVFTMFAYFFPVLGAMIADGWLGRFRTILYLSLVYAAGSVLISLTAMPPVGLPQLEFTIMALLLIAFGTGGIKPCVSAFGGDQFKLPEQERYLGYFFSLFYFAINAGSLISTFLTPILRADVHCFGDNDCYSLAFGVPGILMIVSILFFVAGKRLYIVKKPAGNVLGKVATCVGHAVVQSAKSKDKREHWLDYADDKYDKNLIEDIKSLLRVLLLFIPLPVFWALFDQQGSRWTFQADRMEQDIGSWTLKADQMQVLNPLLILIFIPLFEVAIYPLLTRCKLIRKPLHKMVWGGILAACAFVISGIVELNLLPTYGTPVSEGLAQLRVYNGYNCNFILNTGDLINENETMFNHIGPLSVYEKLDIATDRIAELPYYLRGEGSCADIVYNGHFHLREKTANSFFIGHNGVYNFTDNNDKAIDGVSVRFLANINGEAAITLLDSKRNRTILNLTSSDTNQKSIQKGAGDVIINGVTVLRDHAFKSGAVYTINVFQDGNDSYIANPVIITPPNSIHILWLVPQYVVMTMGEVMFSVTGLEFSFTQAPASMKSVLQSVWLLTVAFGNLIVVLIVEGNFLDAQWKEFFLFAGLMIIDMLIFTAMAFRYKYVELTSSTEDVAVEEIKLPEKNTQITEN is encoded by the exons aaatTGCCATATCCGAAGGCGGTCGGGTTTATTGTAACAAATGAGTTCTGCGAAAGATTTTCATATTATGGAATGCGaa CAATCCTGTCACTGTACCTGCGCGACAAGCTCGGGTACTCTGACAATGGAGCCACTGTTATCTACCACGTCTTCACTATGTTCGCCTACTTCTTCCCGGTGCTCGGCGCCATGATAGCTGACGGATGGCTTGGACGCTTCAG aactATATTGTACCTGTCGCTGGTTTACGCAGCGGGGAGCGTTTTGATATCGCTGACAGCCATGCCGCCCGTCGGGCTACCGCAACT TGAGTTCACAATCATGGCTTTGCTGTTGATTGCCTTCGGCACCGGCGGCATCAAGCCTTGTGTATCCGCGTTCGGTGGGGACCAGTTCAAGCTTCCCGAACAGGAGAGGTACCTGGGGTACTTTTTCTCGCTCTTCTACTTCGCTATCAACGCCGGAAGCCTTATATCCACGTTCCTCACACCGATTCTGAGAGCAGACGTTCATTGCTTTGGAGACAACGACTGTTACTCGCTTGCCTTCGGTGTTCCAGGAATCCTGATGATTGTGTCTATTC TGTTCTTCGTGGCCGGCAAAAGATTATACATAGTGAAGAAGCCGGCGGGTAACGTTTTAGGCAAAGTCGCTACGTGCGTCggt CACGCGGTGGTGCAATCGGCGAAAAGCAAAGACAAACGCGAACACTGGCTGGACTACGCAGACGACAAGTACGACAAAAATCTAATAGAAGACATCAAATCGCTGCTCAGAGTGCTCCTGCTTTTCATACCACTACCAGTTTTCTGGGCACTGTTTGATCAACAG GGTTCGAGATGGACATTCCAAGCCGACAGGATGGAGCAAGACATTGGTAGTTGGACCCTCAAAGCCGATCAGATGCAAGTGCTCAATCCGctgcttattttaatatttattcctcTTTTCGAAGTG GCAATCTACCCGTTATTAACGCGGTGCAAACTCATTCGCAAACCTTTACACAAAATGGTATGGGGCGGTATCCTGGCAGCGTGTGCGTTTGTCATATCGGGCATTGTCGAATTAAATCTTTTG CCAACATACGGGACGCCGGTGTCGGAAGGTTTGGCGCAGTTGCGAGTTTACAACGGCTATAACTGTAACTTCATTCTAAACACGGGCGATTTGATCAACGAGAATGAGACGATGTTCAACCACATTGGCCCGTTGTCTGTATACGAGAAGTTGGACATTGCAACGGATAGAATCGCTGAATTACCTTACTACTTACGCGGCGAGGGCAGTTGCGCGGACATTGTATACAACGGCCATTTCCATTTGAGAGAGAAAACCGCAAATTCTTTCTTTATTGGTCACAACGGTGTTTATAATTTCACCGACAATAATGACAAAGCTATAGACGGTGTGAGCGTGAG ATTTTTAGCAAATATAAACGGTGAGGCAGCTATAACACTATTAGACAGTAAACGGAATAGGACAATACTCAATCTGACAAGTAGCGACACTAACCAAAAGTCTATACAAAAGGGAGCGGGTGATGTGATAATTAATGGAGTGACAGTATTAAGAGACCATGCATTCAAATCTGGCGCCGTGTACACGATCAACGTCTTCCAAGATGGGAATGATTCATAT attgcAAATCCGGTGATAATTACGCCACCCAATAGCATCCACATATTATGGCTGGTGCCGCAGTACGTGGTGATGACCATGGGAGAGGTGATGTTCTCCGTGACGGGCCTGGAGTTTTCCTTCACTCAGGCGCCCGCCAGCATGAAGTCGGTGCTGCAGTCGGTTTGGCTTCTCACTGTCGCTTTTGGCAATCTGATTGTTGTCCTCATCGTGGAAGGAAATTTCTTGGACGCGCAG TGGAAGGAATTCTTCTTGTTCGCCGGTCTGATGATAATAGACATGTTGATATTCACTGCCATGGCGTTTAGATACAAGTACGTGGAACTTACATCAAGTACAGAAGACGTGGCTGTGGAAGAGATCAAACTGCCAGagaaaaacacacaaataacaGAAAACTAG